A genomic window from Ananas comosus cultivar F153 linkage group 22, ASM154086v1, whole genome shotgun sequence includes:
- the LOC109727440 gene encoding uncharacterized protein LOC109727440, which translates to MDSAAAAALPLPVFSPSSLVDMPELMEKGWGQSCRKARPSMRFFFSDDDGNCDGENLSSHGQQHHFLDACFLCKRHISGDKDIFMYRGNAPFCSKECRNEQMEMDEALETVARRQSLQSSFPLSSPAHKNCAVNHSSTSTSSSRVDVSRRPTILNMRGGSPLVA; encoded by the exons ATGGACTctgcggccgccgccgcgctcccgTTGCCTGTATTTTCGCCGTCGAGCTTGGTCGACATGCCCGAACTCATGGAGAAGGGATGGGGCCAGAGTTGTAGGAAGGCGAGGCCGTCGATGAGGTTCTTCTTCTCCGACGACGATGGAAACTGTGACGGCGAAAACTTATCCTCTCATGGCCAACAACACCATTTTCTTGATGCTTGTTTTCTCTGCAAAAGGCATATTTCCGGGGACAAAGATATCTTCATGTACAG AGGGAACGCACCGTTCTGCAGCAAGGAGTGTCGGAACGAGCAGATGGAGATGGACGAAGCCCTCGAGACCGTCGCGCGCCGCCAAAGCCTCCAATCCTCCTTCCCCTTGTCCTCTCCTGCACACAAAAACTGCGCAGTAAACCACagcagcaccagcaccagcagcagcagggTGGATGTTAGCAGGAGACCAACAATCCTCAACATGAGAGGTGGTTCCCCTCTTGTTGCTTGA